The nucleotide sequence acatgctaacatttgtattatatattagttaaaaaaatatggtcaaagtaagttatgtGATTAATGCACATTGTAAAATTAcgacatatattttgaaatggagaGAGTACATGTTTGTATGTATGTAtctagatatatatatatatatgcgtgtcaataatttaaaaatataatacaacAAATTGAATTGTGACTCAaaagcaaacaaaaatataattaactaaataaagaaacaataCTTTTTTGACAGAATAATACTTTTGATTTAAGtaataatagaaaataataaatatattaaaagaaacatagtaaaataaaccaaaatttttAATCACATAAATGCAAATTTAAAATGAACAACTGTGATGAAATGGAAATTTAGAagcaaaaaaattgtaatatgtaacaaagaaacaaaattcttcttaaaaaaaaaaaaattctaataataAACGAGTTAAGATCTTTTCTATTTGCTAAAAGAAACATTGTCGAGTcaccctttcaaaaaaaaaaatcgtctaGTTATGCCGATCCATCTTGTACTTAGCACATGTCAATACACTAGTTctaatttaattagtttataaacaaacaaaattaaaattaaaaattttacaATCGAAAATGAGATGTTATAGACTtaaaacatataattattttaaagatacaaataaaatatatctacAAAATAAAGCATACATTTAAAggaaatattcttttaaaaagatttatctttttgtttttagaaaattaaaattaaatagaaaattatatCTAGCATatgaaaaataagataaaaactaACAATTGTTATTATGACCATAGCAAATTAAAATTTCCTAAATATTAAAGAGAATATTTTGTTGACTAATTTATAgttagaatatgaaaaataagaTTATAACTAACAATTGTAATTATGATcatagaaaatgatttttttaaatattaaagagATTATTATGTTGACTAATTTATAGTTAGCATatgaaaaataagataaaaaccAACAATTGTAATTATGACCATAGCAAATGAAAATTTCCTAAATATTAAACAGGATATTATGTTGACTATTGACTAATGAAAAAGTATTTGATAAATAGtatcaaataaatattagaAAAGGTAGAGCATAAATATGATCATAATATTAAATAAGGAAAGGTAGAAATAAAGGATCGTAGTCAAGGTTTGATCATTGACTggtggtgcataaggaaatacaCGGGTTGTCATATATCACCTATTAAGTACTAAATCTTAGCCAatacttccaaaaaaaaaaacagtaaatcTTAGCCATCTTAAGAGATTAATCTTTGGGGCTGCCTGTATATCTtagtttaccaaaaaaaataaattatagtcATAATAAATGAAAGTTTGAccgtaaaaaaaacataattattattatctaatattgaagatttttttttttaatttttaaaagttttttgttAAATCAGTTTCGACTCAAATGTAGTTTTCACGGTTATAAATtaagtagtattttttttttttaaaaactcggTATTCGattcaagaatcgactaattctAGAGGACCAATCTCACCACCCACTTGCGGGGACCCGTTTAAAgtcagagcaagctctgtatggacttgcTCATCAAAATTGGCACCATGGAGAATCAAACATGAGACCTTGAGATGAGCAAACTCCAATATCTCAAGCCAACCACaaagccaaccccaaatgggttaaaTCAAATAGTATGTTGACTCATACAAAATCAGAATACTACCGATGTAGAAGTTACATATTTCACTTATTGTACTACTCCATCCGTCCTAAAAGTATAAGTAAAAATGGGTCAAACGAAGTTACtgtatttgatttaattttggaATCTAATAGACTTTTATAGTATAATATTACACTATTAGTAAATCACAACTAatcgtgtgtgtgtgtttttagaGGTACTCTAGCCTCGATTATAAGGAAACTTGTATTTTTTAGATTTCTTGCATAACTAATGTATCTGGTCCATAATATAGAccagaccaaatacatcaattattcattGAATATAAAAAGTGAAACGATGTTTATAATTGAGACCGAATGGAGTATTTCTTATTAAAGTTGAACATTTTTAATAATCAGAcgattatgattaattgacgGTGtactattttttacaataacaatgattataaattaactaatttttaatataatatagaaTTTTATACATTGTAAAAATAAGGAAATAATATATTCCAGGATATGCTTCAATTTTGAGCCCAAAGTAATTTATAAAAGCGAGACAACACAAGCACATTTTATTTCTCGTATTTTTCTTCACAATTCGCCGTAGCCATGAGACAAAAGGTGAAACTTGCATTTATCTCCAATGGTGCGGCAAGGAAGGCAACCTACAACAAACGAAAGAAGGGTATCATAAAGAAGGTGAGTGAACTCTCAACTCTCTGTGGAGTTTCTGCTTGTGCTATTATTTCAAATCCTTTTAATTCTCAAATAGAGGTCTGGCCAGATCGAGAGGGAGCAAAAAAGGTGATTGAGAGGTATCATAATTCATCTGCTAAAGATGAAACCAAGAATTTGAACCAAGAGGGTTTAATCATGCAAAATATTGCTAAAGCTAGAGACCGGCTAAGAAAGTTGGAAAACAAGAAACCTGAGAAAAAGATAGATCTGCTTATGCATGAGTGCatgcaaaacaaaaatttggtGGACAACCTCACTGCTGAAGAATTGAAAGATTTGGATGAGTTTATTGAGAAGAAGCTGAAAGAGGAAGATGATAAGATTAATgcaattgaaacatgaaatctttgttgtgattttgatgttattttAATCGTAATTTTTATTGTCGCTCTGGGAGCATTGTGATGCCTTTATCATCTGGTCACCTAAATAAATTTCAAGGattcaaataaaatttgctAAATATCTTGTCTTCATAACTCTTCTATCAAGATATCCTCCTTGAATTTGATACTTTAATGTgacaaaaataagaatttatcgcaatatttgtatatgatttaaaagataaaaacaactttattctagtttcaattttgttttttcaattcaGAGGCGTGTAACTTTAAGAATCATGAgatgttttggtccctcatgttaaattaaataaaaaacgttaagtgtggtaCACATATCGTTTTAGTATTCGAGAGctctttcactttctctctTTACCATCCCAACAACCACCACCGCACCACCGTAACAAACCCACATGCTATCGCCACCATCGTCCATCGCCTCCCTCCAAACGGACCATTGTTATCCGTCGTGGCTCCACCACCACCATACCTAAACTACCTAGATTTCAAGTATTAGATTCCtcaaccaaaccaaaaccaataCAGAGAGGGGAGATAGGGGAATCTGAATCGTTGAGGGAAGAGAGGGGAAATATGATTTGAGTTTCATCCTACCATCATTTTCATCTCTATCGTCTTCCTACCCAACCAACTACCTAAAACTCACAACACAAAATCACGACCCAAATCACCATCATCATTTTCTGTAAAAATCTCACGTGAATTAATCTTCTATAACacaaaaccaacaaacaaaattaacaatCTCAGGATTTTTGTACGATGGTTTtctggtttatttattttattttataaagaagatgatgataagAATGAATGTTGACTTTTTGTATGATGAATCGtttcaaatatgattttggtatcaagtttttggtttgattaaaaatcttcatcgatgaagatgatgaattgtTTTGGAAGATTTTTAAGGTGATGATTGATGAACCCTAATTTGAAACCCCTTATTTACTttgttggatattaaataaCATTCATGCCGCGTTTAGTCATCTTAAGTAGGCTATATAAGTGACGAGGCCTGATCTATGAGTATTTTAGCCtaattttagtaattttctgtttttgttttcagtttgttATTTTCGATCCATTAGGATTTtgttatttccttatttaagATTAACAGTTGTAGCCTAAGAGGCaactttttcattcaataatatattcGAGACTTTTCTCTCAATTCTGGTGGATTTTGGAAACCCGTATTTGAtaggtttgtcgcttgcaaTCTTTTTGCTTATCTTTTATGTTAGCGCTTGCTAACTCTTGCTTCCGTTCTGGATCAGTTGGTATCAGTCCATGTTTCTCCTGTTCTTTTCCTAACGCGATCAGCCATGGGAGATCAACCAGTGACTAAAATCGCGACTTTAACTGCGATGATCAAAACTCTGTCAGATCAGATGGCAACGTTAACCACAACAACTGCTCAGATGGCAGCGTTAACGACAACAACATTAACAATTAAGGTTGACgacatcatcaacaaaaacaatCAGAACAGGAAAGGTGGACCAATTTGGGTTCCACATGATGGAGACAATCGAATTATTGAGGATTCGAGTTCTTACGAAGAAAAGATAGCGACCGCAACCAAAAAGGGTGCGGATGTTCAAATAGCTTATGAGGTTATAGAACAATTTCCTAATCACAAAATTGGGATTACCAATGAAATCATCCACAACACAATTGTTAATAAGTGCCTAGAGGAGATGAAAGTGGAGAATATTCCTATTGCCGAAGGAAAGAAGCAATTTGAGTTTGTCAACAAGGGTGATGTAGTCATGTTGCCTGCTTTTGGAGCTGTAGTCGATGAGATGTTGACTTTAAGTGAGAAAAATGTTCAAATTGTTGATACAACTTGTGAGTGGGTTTCAACAGTATGGAATATTGTCGAGAAGCACAAAAGAGAAGATTACACCTCGATAATTCATGGTAAATATGCCCAAAAGAAAACTGTCGCAACTATGTCTTTTGCTGAAAAGTACgtaattatgaaaaatatggCAGACGCTAAAATGATGGATTTAGAATGTATTCAGCATGCTACTACATTTCTTCAATGGGATAAAGACAACTGCTATATTCTCCAAATCAAATCATCTTTGCATTTCATTCAATGAGATTCAGGAGGGTGATCCCTTGTTCATCGGAGGAGTCATCATGCATGTGAAACTCCTTATCAGAACAAGAACTCGGGGTCGACTTCTTTAAAGGTGGAGGAGACTGATGTAGGATAGTTTCCTTATTAATTttgtagtatttttattttagtctaaTTTTAGTaactttctatttttgttttcagtttgttATTTTCGATCCATTAGGGTTTTGTTATTTCCCTAATTAAACTTAAACacaatttataaaaatagaTGGAGGATATCATTTAAAGAGAGATGCACACAAATAGGGGTTatgatcctctccatttataattGCCTCCATTtgaagagataaagacacacaaaaagtgaaaaataattaatgatggtggaacCGAGTtcagatcctctccatttggaGAGTAAATGGCCATCTCCCTTTACTTTCATATCCAACTGACATGTGGTTTAAATGAAAATCAATGGCTCAGATTTAataatcaacttaaatcatttattttaaaaattaaaaatcgaaTTTTTTCAGATCCTATCCTCTCTCATCATCTTCGTAAAACGCTTTTCCCTTCTTCCCTAGAAAccatttctcttcttcttcttcttctttatcttcttcttcttattcttcttcatgATATCGGCCATAAAACATGGTTCCTTTCATCTGCACGAGACTCACCGGACGACGGAGGTCGCTCAAGTGTCTTGTCAATTCTTTGTCGTTGTCGTAAAATTCCACCACGGGGTTCTTTATGGTGTAGTGATTGTTAATCGCGACGGCAGAAGAACAGGTCGGTGGTAAGCGTAAAACTTCGATTTGGGTTTACAACTAGTGTGGGTCTCATTTTTCCATTGTTATTGCCTCTCTCGTTCATTCCCTCTctctatttttctctattttaccTGTGTGGGTTATTGTTGTCGCGTATAAAAGGGGCTGAGATAAATTTGAGTGAATTCAATTTGGAtcaatttttctctattttgccTAATGTATTGATGTAACAGGTGTTTAACAAGGTAGCTGATTATGAAGCACACCTTTTAGTTAACTTGATGTAAGAAGATGGATTAAGGGATTAGAAGACTGATTCCAGCATAATTTGGAAGAAGACAAGAAAGGAGAAGACTACTATATACTATAGAAGAATTGGAGTTATAGATGTAGTGAATTGTAATCAAACATAGGACTATTGATTTGGGGTATAGGGTCTGTTTGCTGCTAGTTTAAGCTATGGTTTTGTAACTTGTTACTGTCACAGCTGAGGTGTTTATTTGTAATGTTGTATTTGGTTGCGGTGTTCCTTCTATATGCGGCacctattattaataaatttttctgaATTCAATGTCCTGAATTGTGTTGCTGTGTTGTAGTGAATATACTTGTTAAGCAATTTTGCAATTGAACATAAAGCTAAACTCATTGTATCTATTGATCTTGTGTGAattcaaatatatttgttaAGTATAAGGCTAAACTAACTTGTGAACAAACCAAAAAACAGCCACATGAAGCAAAAAAGACTTGTAGCTGTTGGTTTTATATGACATACATACACAACAGAAAATTGAAAAGCATAAGCATAAGGCACTAACAGCTGCTGTCATGCAGCCATCTGTCACGCCCAAACAGCCAAAAACAAAGCCGAACAAGCCCCTAAAACCAAACCCAGCGAGGCACTAACAAACCAAGGAGGGAGCAGCCTACAGGGACATATCCCAGCTGCTGTACCAGCAGCCACCAGCACCAAAACTGACGCCAAAACAGTCTCAAAAATTGACAGACCATCTGCGGAAAAAATTATATGACATGCATAATACACAGCAGAAAATTGACAGTAGAAAATGCAATTGTATAACATACATACACATCAgaaataacaacataaaactaaaataacacCTCTGAAATGCTTTTAAACAACAGATGTTTCACATCAGCAAATGGTTCAAACCAGTACATCATTTCATCTAGTAAATTTTGTCTAAAGCTTGTGCTAGAAATGCATTACATGTCCCCCAAAAAATGACTGACAAAAGTctcacaaaaattgaaattcaaagcAAACATTCTAAGTGTCTtaagatcttcatcttcatatcttGCAGAAATAATCAAAAGAAGTTGAACATCCCTAAAGTGTTAAATTGGTCTGCATTGACATGTTGATTTGCATTTCCATGTTGACTTCCACCTACATATTCATTTAAATTCAGATGCAGACTTGCACTGACATGTTGACACTCGAAAAATTGTATGCAACCAAGAATCGTCAGGAACATTATGCTCAACAAGCAAACCATCCCATGCACTCAAAAACTCACtttcctcttcatgtaaatCGATGCATGCTTCAAAATCTGAGCAGAATTTAGGACTCCTTTGATACAGATGATTTACATGTCTTAGAGCATTTTCTCTGATATGCCAAGTGCATAATCCATGAAATGTTTCTGGCATAGTTAAAGAAATAGCCTTAGCCATTGCAGCATCTTGATCAGTGAGAATTGTTTTAGGTTTTTTTCCACTCATTGCTTTGATAAATGTTTCAAATAACCATTGATGAAGCATACATGAGCCAAAGCGACGATGCGGAAAGCGTCGGAGTGAGATAGAATGACAAATTGTAGAGAAAGATGGAGATACAGGTTAGCAACTCTGCACTGATGAAGAAGAGTGAATTTTGGAAACTCTGCAAATTGAAGGAGAGTGATTTTTGCACTGATGAAGGAAATTTATTTTTCCTAGAAACTCTACACTCCTTTCCCGCGTGCGTCTCttcatttccttttttaattatttattaatatgaaaaaaataaatttaaatttgagcCATTGATTTTCATTTAAACCACATGTCAGTTGGATATGAAAGTAAAGGGAGATGGTCATTTACCCtccaaatggagaggatctgaACTCGGTGGAACCCACcacatattttttgtgtctatctctttcCAAATTGCATCTTTCATTTATTTGTACTAGCGAAAAAGATGGGCTCACGTGCCCATTTTTTCGTTCTTTTTATTacgctaacgtttgaaaattatgatcatcatattttttatgaaattttaattttgattaaaagaaataatataaatgtttattgctttcaaattataacaaatcaaacaaatcatgattatctatttcaatgaagccaacaatataacaaaaaaattaatctaaattcttatttttttaatgacaccaacaacaatctttattatagaaaaagttgttgt is from Medicago truncatula cultivar Jemalong A17 chromosome 1, MtrunA17r5.0-ANR, whole genome shotgun sequence and encodes:
- the LOC25484840 gene encoding MADS-box transcription factor PHERES 2, which produces MRQKVKLAFISNGAARKATYNKRKKGIIKKVSELSTLCGVSACAIISNPFNSQIEVWPDREGAKKVIERYHNSSAKDETKNLNQEGLIMQNIAKARDRLRKLENKKPEKKIDLLMHECMQNKNLVDNLTAEELKDLDEFIEKKLKEEDDKINAIET